A portion of the Nitratidesulfovibrio termitidis HI1 genome contains these proteins:
- the gltA gene encoding NADPH-dependent glutamate synthase: MTATAERKPAGGRKIAPRVDMPCQPAGERIRNFEEVALGYTQQMATEEARRCLQCKNPKCVKGCPVEVPIRDFIGQLAKGDLEGAYRTIKSTNSLPGVCGRVCPQENQCEGACVLNAKGQPVAIGRLERYVADTYMALDACDHLSARLTCPAVDPELRVACIGSGPASLTVAGYLSSRGIKVTVYEALHEVGGVLVYGIPEFRLPKSAIVEKEVQALRTQEVDFVTNWVGGRTFSIDDLFAEGYRAVFIGVGAGLPRFLGVPGENLTGVFSANEYLTRVNLGRAYAFPDYDTPVYQGRNVTVYGGGNVAMDAARTALRLGAESVRIVYRRTRDELPARHEELEHAEEEGVILELLANPVAFHGDEMGRLTGVTLQRMQLGEPDASGRRSPVPVEGDTYELPTDLAVIAVGTRPNPILLEATPQLKLNRRGYIEVDETTGETSIPNVFAGGDIVTGAATVILAMGAGRRAAKEIRNRLKGGE, translated from the coding sequence ATGACCGCCACCGCCGAACGCAAGCCCGCCGGGGGCCGCAAGATCGCCCCGCGCGTGGACATGCCCTGCCAGCCCGCCGGGGAGCGCATCCGCAACTTCGAAGAAGTGGCCCTGGGCTACACGCAGCAGATGGCCACGGAAGAGGCCCGGCGCTGCCTGCAATGCAAGAACCCCAAGTGCGTCAAGGGCTGCCCCGTTGAAGTGCCCATCAGGGACTTCATCGGCCAGCTTGCCAAGGGTGACCTGGAAGGCGCGTACCGCACCATCAAGTCCACCAACAGCCTGCCCGGCGTATGCGGCCGGGTGTGCCCGCAGGAAAACCAGTGCGAGGGCGCCTGCGTGCTGAACGCCAAGGGCCAGCCCGTGGCCATTGGCCGTCTGGAACGCTACGTGGCCGACACCTACATGGCCCTCGACGCCTGCGACCATCTTTCCGCCAGGCTGACCTGCCCGGCGGTGGACCCGGAACTGCGCGTGGCCTGCATCGGCAGCGGCCCGGCCAGCCTGACCGTGGCGGGGTACCTGTCCTCGCGCGGGATCAAGGTGACCGTGTACGAGGCGCTGCACGAGGTGGGCGGGGTGCTGGTGTACGGCATTCCCGAATTCCGCCTGCCGAAATCGGCCATCGTGGAAAAGGAAGTGCAGGCCCTGCGCACCCAGGAAGTGGACTTCGTCACCAACTGGGTGGGGGGCCGCACCTTTTCGATCGACGACCTGTTCGCGGAAGGCTACCGCGCCGTGTTCATCGGCGTGGGCGCGGGGCTGCCGCGCTTTCTCGGCGTGCCCGGCGAGAACCTGACCGGCGTTTTTTCCGCCAACGAATACCTTACCCGCGTCAACCTGGGCCGGGCCTACGCCTTTCCCGACTACGACACCCCGGTCTACCAGGGCCGCAACGTGACGGTATACGGCGGCGGCAACGTGGCCATGGACGCGGCCCGCACGGCGCTGCGCCTGGGTGCGGAATCGGTGCGCATCGTCTATCGCCGCACCCGCGACGAACTGCCCGCCCGGCACGAGGAACTGGAACACGCCGAGGAAGAAGGCGTGATCCTGGAACTGCTGGCCAACCCCGTGGCCTTCCACGGCGACGAGATGGGCCGCCTGACCGGCGTCACCCTGCAACGCATGCAGCTTGGCGAGCCGGACGCATCGGGCCGCCGCAGCCCGGTGCCGGTGGAAGGCGACACCTACGAACTGCCCACCGACCTTGCCGTCATCGCCGTGGGCACCCGGCCCAACCCCATCCTGCTGGAAGCAACGCCGCAGCTGAAGCTGAACCGGCGCGGCTACATCGAGGTGGACGAGACCACCGGCGAAACCTCCATCCCCAACGTGTTCGCCGGGGGGGACATCGTTACCGGCGCGGCCACGGTCATTCTGGCCATGGGCGCGGGCCGCAGGGCGGCCAAGGAAATCCGCAACCGCCTGAAGGGCGGGGAGTAA
- a CDS encoding late competence development ComFB family protein — MAPRSEKYRIGDIDLTDIRNRNEQRVIKAIEQVLREPPVYTPDPKDIQDIYALALNNLTPRYAQTGTIVLRDPVRDDQIVESVRNAFVRVMERPKE; from the coding sequence ATGGCGCCCAGAAGCGAGAAGTACCGCATCGGCGACATCGACCTGACCGACATCCGCAACCGCAACGAACAGCGGGTCATCAAGGCCATCGAACAGGTCCTGCGCGAGCCCCCGGTGTACACCCCCGACCCCAAGGACATTCAGGACATCTACGCGCTGGCGTTGAACAACCTCACCCCGCGCTATGCCCAGACCGGCACCATCGTGCTGCGCGACCCGGTGCGCGACGACCAGATCGTCGAATCCGTGCGCAACGCCTTCGTGCGGGTCATGGAACGTCCCAAGGAATAA
- a CDS encoding histidinol-phosphatase, which translates to MITVDLHTHTSHSHGQATVEEMFASAMDRGMEVFGFSEHSPRPLAYSYPKDYREKLTAGFPRYVDEVRALSDGRQDGKTVLLGLEMDWLPGQEPFTAETIHRYPFDYIIGGIHFLGTWGFDCTVDDWKDLAPEQANDAFERYFDSLRRMGASGMFNIAAHPDIIKIFAVDAFHEWLDRPESRQRVRDALATLRAAGMAMEISSAGLRKLCKEIYPCPTIMEMARELELPITFGSDAHCTSTVAWGFDQLEEYARRFGYTHSVWFQKGVMHQRPF; encoded by the coding sequence GTGATCACCGTCGATCTGCACACCCACACCAGCCACTCCCACGGGCAGGCCACCGTGGAAGAAATGTTCGCCAGCGCCATGGATCGCGGCATGGAAGTCTTCGGCTTTTCCGAACACTCGCCCCGTCCCCTCGCCTATTCCTATCCCAAGGACTACCGCGAGAAGCTGACGGCGGGCTTTCCCCGTTACGTGGACGAGGTGCGCGCCCTGTCCGATGGACGGCAGGACGGCAAGACCGTGCTGCTGGGCCTGGAAATGGACTGGCTGCCGGGGCAAGAGCCCTTCACGGCGGAAACCATCCACCGCTACCCGTTCGACTACATCATCGGGGGCATCCACTTTCTGGGCACCTGGGGCTTCGACTGCACCGTGGACGACTGGAAAGACCTTGCGCCGGAACAGGCCAACGACGCCTTCGAGCGTTACTTCGACAGCCTGCGCCGCATGGGGGCATCGGGCATGTTCAACATCGCCGCCCACCCGGACATCATCAAGATATTCGCGGTGGATGCCTTCCACGAGTGGCTGGACCGCCCGGAATCGCGCCAGCGGGTGCGCGACGCGCTGGCCACCCTGCGCGCGGCGGGCATGGCCATGGAGATATCCTCTGCCGGGTTGCGCAAGCTGTGCAAGGAAATCTACCCCTGCCCCACCATCATGGAAATGGCCCGCGAACTGGAACTGCCCATCACCTTCGGCTCGGACGCGCACTGCACCTCCACCGTGGCCTGGGGCTTTGACCAACTGGAAGAATACGCCCGCCGCTTCGGCTACACGCACAGCGTGTGGTTTCAGAAGGGTGTGATGCATCAACGGCCCTTCTAG
- a CDS encoding ATP-binding cassette domain-containing protein gives MPTTPTHHTDHAAPLAVLDNVRVSFGGRRALDGASWTLRAGECWAVLGRNGAGKSTLLRVVRGTTRPDQIDGGQVTWYPPVSRDESTPHGEASPGETSALTGRALCASVSSAQQERYMRQGWLLTGEELLLTGYYDTPLLYEDPGAERIAAARDLARRLGAAHLLDVKVPAMSQGQLRLLLVARALVRQPAVLLLDEVCEGLDATARAAVLGAVDHAAALGVTVLFATHRTDQLPACLTRALLVQGGRIMAEGPLDEVMSNLPADSGVCGGDGLDIPDVGMPGLNGQSTLDGSAAPARQPRDPVPALAPVLARIERADVYVERTHVLHAIDWTIRRGENWCVIGPNGSGKSTLLRLLHGEENVAVGGDIVWFADEASCGVARREPPQQASLRDLPLLHRRVALVSDQLQATYGYDLTAEELVLTGFSGTIGLYDEPDDDQRAEAAHWLRMLGAAGLAGQRIRTLSTGQLRRVLLARALAGAPDLLLLDEPCSGLDPASRAAFLSLLGQLARAGVQMVLVTHHEDDLIPEISHVLRLADGRVTECGPRNGSGNVEQGAPA, from the coding sequence ATGCCCACCACACCTACCCACCATACCGACCACGCCGCCCCGCTGGCGGTGCTGGACAACGTCCGCGTCAGCTTCGGCGGACGCCGCGCCCTGGACGGCGCAAGCTGGACCCTGCGCGCCGGGGAATGCTGGGCCGTGCTCGGTCGCAACGGCGCGGGCAAGTCCACCCTGTTGCGCGTGGTGCGCGGCACCACCCGGCCCGACCAGATCGACGGCGGTCAGGTGACCTGGTACCCGCCCGTGAGCAGGGATGAAAGCACACCACACGGCGAGGCATCCCCCGGAGAAACCTCTGCACTGACCGGGCGCGCCCTGTGCGCCAGCGTTTCCTCGGCCCAGCAGGAACGCTACATGCGCCAGGGCTGGCTGCTCACCGGCGAGGAACTGCTGCTTACCGGCTATTACGACACCCCCCTGCTCTACGAAGACCCCGGCGCGGAGCGCATCGCTGCCGCGCGCGACCTGGCGCGCCGCCTGGGGGCCGCGCACCTGCTGGACGTCAAGGTGCCCGCCATGTCGCAGGGCCAGCTGCGCCTGCTGCTGGTGGCCCGCGCCCTGGTGCGCCAGCCCGCCGTGCTGCTGCTGGACGAGGTGTGCGAAGGGCTGGACGCCACGGCCCGTGCCGCCGTGCTGGGAGCCGTGGACCACGCCGCCGCGCTGGGGGTGACCGTGCTGTTCGCCACCCACCGCACCGACCAGTTGCCTGCCTGCCTCACCCGCGCCCTGCTGGTGCAGGGCGGGCGCATCATGGCGGAAGGCCCGCTGGATGAAGTCATGTCCAACCTGCCCGCCGACTCCGGCGTGTGCGGGGGGGATGGACTGGACATTCCGGATGTCGGCATGCCCGGCCTGAACGGCCAGAGTACATTGGACGGCAGCGCCGCCCCGGCCCGCCAGCCCCGCGACCCGGTCCCGGCTTTGGCCCCCGTACTGGCCCGCATCGAGCGCGCCGACGTGTACGTGGAGCGCACGCATGTGCTGCACGCCATCGACTGGACCATCCGGCGCGGCGAGAACTGGTGCGTCATCGGCCCCAACGGCTCCGGCAAGTCCACCCTGCTGCGTCTGCTGCACGGCGAGGAAAACGTGGCCGTGGGCGGCGACATCGTATGGTTTGCGGACGAGGCATCCTGCGGGGTGGCCCGGCGCGAACCGCCCCAACAGGCATCCCTGCGCGACCTGCCCCTGCTGCACCGCCGCGTGGCCCTGGTGTCCGACCAGTTGCAGGCCACCTACGGGTACGACCTGACCGCCGAGGAACTGGTGCTCACCGGTTTTTCCGGCACCATCGGCCTGTACGACGAGCCGGACGACGACCAGCGGGCAGAGGCCGCCCACTGGCTGCGCATGCTGGGCGCGGCGGGCCTTGCCGGGCAGCGCATCCGCACCCTGTCCACCGGACAGTTGCGCCGAGTGCTTCTGGCCCGTGCCCTTGCGGGCGCACCGGATCTGCTGCTGCTGGACGAACCCTGCTCCGGGCTGGACCCGGCCAGCCGTGCCGCCTTCCTGAGCCTGCTGGGGCAACTGGCCCGCGCGGGCGTGCAGATGGTGCTGGTCACCCATCACGAGGACGACCTGATTCCGGAAATCAGCCACGTGCTGCGCCTGGCCGATGGCCGCGTCACCGAATGCGGCCCGCGCAACGGCAGCGGCAACGTGGAGCAGGGCGCGCCCGCGTGA
- a CDS encoding phosphoribosylanthranilate isomerase: MTGSTHFAAPRLEHGAPFAGLIQVAGVHDMAEALTLREAGVHAMGLPLRLPVNAEDLTEAEAARLVAAVERLPAPPLLPVGITYIADGAEAAEFCRALGLRRLQLHGPVAACELARLRRAIPDLFLIKSLVVRADGNLPELLDTVRELAPLADAFITDTHNPATGADGATGLTHDWSVSAELVRRSPRPVILAGGLTPDNVRTAILRVRPAGVDAHTGVEGPDGRKCPDRLRRFVAEARQGFAEARPGQAQTWPDRAGA, from the coding sequence GTGACCGGTTCCACGCATTTCGCTGCGCCCCGGTTGGAGCACGGCGCGCCCTTTGCCGGGCTGATCCAGGTGGCGGGCGTGCACGACATGGCCGAGGCCCTGACCCTGCGCGAAGCCGGGGTGCACGCCATGGGCCTGCCCCTGCGCCTGCCGGTGAACGCGGAAGACCTGACCGAGGCCGAGGCCGCCCGGCTGGTGGCCGCTGTGGAACGTCTGCCCGCGCCGCCCCTGCTGCCCGTGGGCATCACCTACATCGCCGATGGGGCCGAGGCGGCGGAATTCTGCCGCGCGCTCGGGCTGCGCCGCCTGCAATTGCATGGCCCGGTGGCAGCCTGTGAACTGGCCCGGCTGCGGCGCGCGATTCCGGACCTGTTCCTGATCAAGAGCCTGGTGGTGCGGGCAGACGGCAACCTGCCGGAACTGCTGGACACCGTGCGCGAACTGGCCCCGCTGGCCGATGCCTTCATCACCGACACCCACAACCCCGCCACCGGTGCGGACGGCGCCACCGGCCTTACTCACGATTGGTCCGTGAGCGCGGAACTGGTGCGGCGCTCGCCCCGCCCGGTGATCCTTGCTGGCGGCCTGACCCCGGACAACGTGCGCACGGCCATCCTGCGGGTGCGCCCGGCAGGGGTGGATGCGCACACCGGCGTGGAAGGCCCGGATGGCCGCAAGTGCCCGGACCGGCTGCGCCGCTTCGTGGCCGAGGCCCGGCAGGGTTTTGCGGAGGCGAGGCCGGGCCAAGCCCAGACGTGGCCTGATCGGGCCGGGGCCTGA
- a CDS encoding 4Fe-4S binding protein produces the protein MSHSPFRLLSPARVRLGVQAAYALFLLYAGWRFFLYVRWAMGESEDFVPKPPSVEGFLPISALIAFKRLLFTGQWDPVHPAGLFIFIAVLGMALLLRKGFCGYICPVGFVSSLLARLGTRLGIARRTGPRAARLLSLPKYLLLAQFAWISVVSMDVKSIEGFLLSPYNFVADTRMLQFFLAPSNTALTVFAVLGVGSLVLPYFWCRVLCPYGALLSLLARLSPVAVRRDPATCVDCGRCSRACPAALPVQRLERVSSGECVGCTECIAACPVDGCLSVTLPGKRRLPAWSIAAGCVLMLLAAWGVAQALGMWDSPLPQSMARRFHMMLRVGMITH, from the coding sequence GTGTCGCATTCCCCGTTCCGCCTGCTGTCCCCCGCCCGTGTCCGCCTTGGCGTGCAGGCCGCCTATGCCCTGTTCCTGCTGTATGCCGGTTGGCGCTTTTTTCTCTACGTGCGCTGGGCCATGGGCGAATCCGAAGACTTCGTGCCCAAGCCCCCGTCCGTGGAAGGATTTCTGCCCATCAGCGCGCTGATCGCCTTCAAGCGGCTGCTGTTCACCGGCCAGTGGGACCCGGTGCACCCCGCCGGGCTGTTCATCTTCATCGCCGTGCTGGGCATGGCCCTGCTGCTGCGCAAGGGCTTTTGCGGATACATCTGTCCCGTGGGTTTCGTCTCCTCCTTGCTGGCCCGGCTGGGCACGCGGCTGGGCATCGCCCGGCGCACCGGGCCGCGCGCAGCGCGCCTGCTCTCGCTGCCCAAGTACCTGCTGCTGGCGCAGTTCGCCTGGATTTCCGTGGTGTCCATGGATGTGAAATCCATAGAAGGCTTCCTGCTTTCGCCCTACAACTTCGTGGCGGACACCCGGATGCTCCAGTTCTTTCTGGCCCCCAGCAACACCGCGCTGACCGTGTTCGCCGTGCTGGGCGTGGGGTCGCTGGTGCTGCCCTACTTCTGGTGCCGGGTGCTGTGTCCGTACGGCGCGCTGCTTTCGCTGCTGGCGCGCCTTTCTCCGGTGGCGGTACGGCGCGACCCGGCCACCTGCGTGGACTGCGGACGCTGTTCGCGCGCCTGCCCCGCAGCCCTGCCCGTGCAGCGGCTGGAACGCGTCTCGTCCGGCGAATGCGTGGGCTGCACCGAATGCATCGCCGCCTGCCCCGTGGATGGCTGCCTGTCGGTTACCCTGCCCGGCAAGCGCCGCCTGCCCGCATGGTCCATCGCCGCAGGGTGCGTGCTGATGCTGCTGGCGGCCTGGGGCGTGGCGCAGGCATTGGGCATGTGGGATTCTCCCTTGCCGCAGTCCATGGCGCGCCGCTTCCACATGATGCTGCGGGTTGGCATGATCACCCATTAG
- a CDS encoding zinc metalloprotease HtpX: MTSQIKTAMLLALLSGIIIVLGGAMGGKTGIMIALILALVMNVGSYWYSDKIVLSMYGAQEVAPQDAPMLHAMVEELAARAGIPKPRVCVIPEDAPNAFATGRDPAHGVVAVTHGIMRILSPEELKGVLAHEIGHIANRDILVQTVAGVLASVIVSIANMMQWAAIFGFGRSDDEEGGTSPLVAILMAIVAPIAASLIQFAISRSREYLADETGASLSGNPLYLAGALAKLQAWSQKVPMQHGSQATAHMFIVNPFSGASMASLFSTHPPMEERIARLQAMAARR, encoded by the coding sequence GTGACCAGTCAGATCAAGACCGCCATGCTGCTTGCCCTTCTTTCGGGCATCATCATCGTCCTTGGCGGGGCCATGGGCGGCAAGACGGGCATCATGATCGCACTGATCCTGGCCCTGGTGATGAACGTCGGCAGCTACTGGTATTCCGACAAGATCGTCCTTTCCATGTACGGCGCGCAGGAAGTGGCCCCCCAGGACGCCCCCATGCTGCACGCCATGGTGGAAGAACTGGCCGCGCGCGCGGGCATTCCCAAGCCGCGCGTGTGCGTCATCCCCGAAGACGCCCCCAATGCCTTCGCCACCGGGCGCGACCCGGCCCACGGCGTGGTGGCGGTAACACACGGCATCATGCGCATCCTCTCGCCCGAGGAACTCAAGGGTGTGCTGGCCCACGAGATCGGGCACATCGCCAACCGCGACATCCTGGTGCAGACCGTGGCCGGGGTGCTGGCCTCGGTCATCGTGTCCATCGCCAACATGATGCAGTGGGCGGCCATCTTCGGCTTTGGCCGCAGCGACGATGAAGAAGGCGGCACGAGCCCGCTGGTGGCCATCCTGATGGCCATCGTGGCGCCCATCGCCGCCTCGCTGATCCAGTTCGCCATCTCGCGCTCGCGCGAGTATCTGGCCGACGAGACGGGGGCATCGCTGTCCGGCAACCCGCTGTACCTGGCCGGAGCCCTGGCCAAGTTGCAGGCATGGTCGCAGAAGGTGCCCATGCAGCACGGCAGCCAGGCCACCGCGCACATGTTCATCGTCAACCCGTTCAGCGGGGCCAGCATGGCCAGCCTGTTCAGCACCCACCCGCCCATGGAAGAGCGTATCGCCCGCCTGCAGGCCATGGCCGCGCGCCGCTGA
- a CDS encoding PaaI family thioesterase: MSTVHEDLVAFVEQHVDWHRHLGIRVEEVRTGYARLRLPFREEFAGNKSRGALHGGVISTLADICGNVALWTHFGPNDMVSTVDMRVDFLRPAPFADLIAEADVRLQGYRIGNIFVRIASESTPGVAVAEGRIVCYVKRAE; the protein is encoded by the coding sequence GTGAGCACCGTCCATGAAGACCTTGTCGCCTTCGTCGAACAGCACGTGGACTGGCACCGCCACCTGGGCATCCGGGTGGAGGAGGTGCGCACCGGCTACGCCCGGCTGCGCCTGCCCTTCCGCGAGGAATTCGCGGGCAACAAGTCACGCGGGGCGCTGCACGGCGGGGTCATCTCCACCCTGGCGGACATTTGCGGCAACGTGGCCCTGTGGACCCACTTCGGCCCCAACGACATGGTTTCCACCGTGGACATGCGCGTGGACTTCCTGCGCCCCGCGCCCTTCGCCGACCTGATAGCCGAGGCCGACGTGCGCTTGCAGGGCTACCGCATCGGCAATATCTTCGTGCGCATCGCGTCCGAATCCACGCCCGGCGTGGCCGTGGCCGAAGGCCGCATCGTCTGCTACGTGAAGCGCGCGGAATAA
- a CDS encoding methyl-accepting chemotaxis protein — MSIFSKLAVSFSIIIVIMIFISMFGVTRIDSVNSISTEMNAIYTPSIRYVNRMIQDIAIFRQLQFQHNISIDANAMRTAEDEMKGTSEAFEKSMRDYEKLPRVMVEQENYALLKADWSRYLSLHESFLQLSRANKNEEALALLGGEMLPLYRKMITTARTTIEANNTKSTAASDEGDRTYTMSRNVMYGLTIGATLVAAAIALYMGRLIARPVTELASSAERIAGGAYDTPLPPDALFHGELVTLHRAFGEMVSRIVAALKGAEQKSREAEQEAERARKAMAEAEVARKDAEAKGGAILAAVSRLEVVMEQLSSSSTELAAQVEQASRGAEEQTRRVSETATAMEEMNATVLEVARNATEASDNSRTARAKAESGAQVVNKAVHAIDAVRRQAESLKDDMGRLGSQAESIGQIMNVITDIADQTNLLALNAAIEAARAGDAGRGFAVVADEVRKLAEKTMNATKEVGDSIRAIQESARASMQSVDGAVNTIGEATALSGESGSALGEIVNLVQVAADQVNAIATASSQQSTASDEINRSIEDISRISSETSQAMQHSAQAIGELAQQTQELENLVRALRNG, encoded by the coding sequence ATGAGCATTTTCTCAAAATTGGCTGTCTCTTTTTCGATCATCATCGTTATAATGATCTTCATAAGCATGTTCGGCGTAACAAGGATAGACAGCGTCAACAGCATATCTACAGAAATGAACGCCATATATACTCCATCTATACGATATGTTAACAGGATGATCCAGGATATTGCGATATTCCGTCAGCTTCAGTTTCAGCACAACATTTCCATCGACGCTAACGCCATGCGCACTGCGGAAGATGAAATGAAGGGAACTTCCGAGGCCTTTGAAAAGAGCATGCGGGATTATGAAAAACTGCCGCGGGTCATGGTGGAACAGGAGAATTATGCACTGCTGAAAGCCGATTGGTCCCGTTACCTTTCGCTGCACGAAAGCTTTCTGCAACTTTCGCGCGCCAACAAGAATGAAGAGGCCCTGGCACTGCTGGGCGGAGAAATGCTGCCCCTGTACCGCAAGATGATCACCACCGCCCGCACGACCATCGAGGCCAACAACACAAAGTCCACCGCCGCCAGCGACGAAGGCGACCGCACATACACCATGTCACGCAACGTCATGTACGGCCTGACCATCGGCGCCACCCTGGTGGCTGCCGCCATAGCCCTGTACATGGGCCGCCTGATCGCCCGCCCCGTGACCGAACTGGCGTCTTCGGCAGAACGCATCGCCGGCGGCGCCTATGACACCCCCCTGCCGCCCGACGCCCTCTTTCATGGCGAACTGGTGACCCTGCACCGCGCCTTTGGCGAAATGGTCAGCAGGATCGTGGCCGCGCTGAAGGGCGCGGAGCAGAAGTCACGCGAGGCCGAGCAGGAGGCGGAACGGGCCCGCAAGGCCATGGCCGAGGCGGAAGTGGCCCGCAAGGACGCGGAGGCCAAGGGCGGGGCCATCCTGGCCGCCGTATCCCGTCTGGAGGTGGTCATGGAACAGCTTTCCAGTTCGTCCACCGAACTGGCCGCCCAGGTCGAGCAGGCCAGCCGGGGGGCCGAGGAACAGACCCGCCGCGTGAGCGAGACGGCCACCGCCATGGAAGAAATGAACGCCACGGTGCTCGAGGTGGCCCGCAACGCCACCGAGGCGTCGGACAACTCCCGCACCGCGCGGGCCAAGGCGGAATCGGGCGCGCAGGTGGTCAACAAGGCGGTGCACGCCATCGACGCGGTGCGCCGCCAGGCGGAATCGCTGAAGGACGACATGGGCCGCCTGGGCAGCCAGGCCGAATCCATCGGCCAGATCATGAACGTGATCACCGATATCGCCGACCAGACCAACCTGCTGGCGCTGAACGCGGCCATCGAGGCGGCCCGCGCCGGGGATGCCGGGCGCGGTTTTGCCGTCGTCGCCGACGAGGTCCGCAAACTGGCCGAAAAGACCATGAACGCCACCAAGGAAGTGGGCGACTCCATCCGGGCCATTCAGGAAAGCGCCCGCGCCAGCATGCAGAGCGTGGACGGGGCGGTGAACACCATCGGCGAGGCAACGGCGCTGTCGGGCGAATCCGGGTCGGCCCTTGGCGAAATCGTCAACCTCGTGCAGGTGGCGGCGGACCAGGTCAACGCCATCGCCACCGCATCGTCGCAGCAGTCCACGGCCAGTGACGAGATCAACCGGTCCATAGAGGACATCAGCCGCATTTCCAGCGAGACCTCGCAGGCCATGCAGCACTCGGCGCAGGCCATCGGCGAACTGGCCCAGCAGACCCAGGAACTGGAAAACCTGGTGCGCGCGCTGCGCAACGGCTGA
- a CDS encoding DUF4851 domain-containing protein, producing the protein MPKLIVLALVVLLAGFIYALMHRNPVRRGLAGDMLASSARPALLVRPASALAPAGAGVADIAPDTASATGSARVYYALHASPTRGGSGGTPVRLAALLAEASSEYRWPLDVAPGPDVMVVGARSATGQLAGMTVHAATFALPTDRDALAPAFGDDPAPWRSGALVRRFTGLAEMRHVKLVVEYREPLPGGDGKGADDAPRFGRPAVLDDPAALAAFEARAEQAFRLERPGGDWAKGKDIVRMDAVPEQVKRREITRMLGILERDRGDDR; encoded by the coding sequence ATGCCCAAGCTGATTGTCCTTGCCCTTGTCGTGCTGCTGGCCGGTTTCATCTACGCCCTCATGCACCGCAACCCTGTCCGGAGGGGCCTTGCGGGGGACATGCTGGCCTCGTCGGCGCGGCCCGCGTTGCTGGTGCGCCCGGCGTCCGCATTGGCGCCCGCGGGTGCGGGTGTGGCCGATATCGCGCCGGATACGGCCAGCGCCACCGGCTCGGCCCGGGTGTACTACGCGTTGCATGCCAGCCCCACGCGCGGAGGGAGCGGCGGCACTCCGGTCCGCCTGGCGGCCTTGCTGGCGGAAGCTTCCAGCGAATACCGCTGGCCACTGGATGTGGCGCCGGGGCCCGACGTGATGGTGGTCGGGGCGCGTAGCGCCACCGGTCAACTGGCGGGCATGACCGTGCACGCCGCCACCTTCGCGCTGCCTACGGACCGGGACGCGCTGGCCCCGGCCTTTGGGGACGACCCCGCGCCATGGCGTTCCGGCGCGCTGGTGCGTCGGTTCACCGGGCTTGCGGAAATGCGTCACGTGAAGCTTGTGGTGGAGTACCGGGAACCATTGCCTGGCGGTGACGGGAAAGGTGCGGATGATGCGCCGCGTTTCGGCCGCCCGGCGGTGCTGGACGATCCTGCCGCACTGGCGGCCTTCGAGGCGCGGGCGGAACAGGCCTTCCGCCTGGAACGGCCCGGCGGCGACTGGGCCAAGGGGAAGGACATCGTCCGGATGGACGCCGTGCCGGAACAGGTGAAGCGCCGTGAGATTACCCGGATGCTCGGCATTCTGGAACGCGACCGGGGCGACGACCGCTGA
- a CDS encoding DUF4851 domain-containing protein, with product MVTLRRFGVDSTPTGSRYSLFLSLVLLAFLAAACAPLTRGLSGDAVVSSSRPPLLVRPAAGFDLLGSGAASPMLDTELGLRHADVGWAFYADATRERQLAVLLSEAPDGWQWELDVSSPWREVRRGVYASGPARFAGATFLMPASADPFATMLPAPPTLQADEGEWRWLVRRYTQLSDFRAVKLVVEYREPIPAGVGEQLADALDAGQQPSGRAAALLGEFEARSRAAFSVVTYPDGGVTAENFVYDASRVHVRNLAGMAGRMEPIRNLPSDDR from the coding sequence ATGGTGACGTTGCGTCGTTTCGGGGTGGACTCCACTCCCACAGGATCTCGGTATTCACTGTTTCTTTCGCTGGTTCTGCTGGCGTTTCTTGCGGCCGCCTGCGCGCCGCTTACGCGCGGCCTGAGCGGTGATGCCGTCGTGTCGTCGTCGCGCCCGCCGCTGCTGGTACGCCCGGCTGCCGGGTTCGACCTGCTGGGCAGCGGCGCCGCCTCACCCATGCTGGATACCGAGTTGGGGCTGCGCCATGCCGACGTGGGCTGGGCCTTCTACGCCGATGCCACGCGCGAACGCCAACTGGCCGTGCTGTTGAGCGAAGCGCCAGACGGCTGGCAGTGGGAACTGGACGTTTCCAGCCCCTGGCGCGAGGTGCGGCGCGGCGTGTACGCCTCCGGCCCCGCCCGTTTCGCCGGTGCGACCTTTCTGATGCCCGCTTCCGCCGACCCGTTCGCAACCATGCTGCCCGCGCCGCCCACGCTGCAGGCTGACGAGGGTGAATGGCGCTGGCTGGTGCGGCGCTACACGCAACTGTCCGACTTCCGGGCGGTGAAGCTGGTGGTGGAATACCGCGAGCCCATACCCGCCGGGGTGGGGGAACAACTGGCCGACGCGCTGGACGCGGGGCAGCAGCCTTCCGGACGCGCAGCCGCCCTGCTGGGAGAGTTCGAGGCGCGGTCGCGCGCGGCGTTCTCGGTGGTGACCTATCCGGACGGTGGGGTGACGGCGGAAAACTTCGTGTATGATGCCAGCCGGGTGCACGTGCGCAACCTGGCTGGCATGGCCGGGCGCATGGAACCCATCCGCAATCTGCCCAGTGACGACAGATAG